One part of the Anopheles moucheti unplaced genomic scaffold, idAnoMoucSN_F20_07 putative_Y_126, whole genome shotgun sequence genome encodes these proteins:
- the LOC128309310 gene encoding uncharacterized protein LOC128309310, with amino-acid sequence MSNTEETTFSQVQATSSPIETQTSMAGTIERYHAHIIRRMESLKAVLDSTPDADVSYLKECTEQLKSIASSFERKYTAVMETSNSVQTEEEERQYAEFEQRRFELSVVLKRREAALCASASVTHVSDVSNPKSKVRLPEIPLPKFEGTLETWPTFRDAFSSMIDQHPSLSDVDKLIYLKRVVSKEAAQVIEAVETTAANYNIAWELLKSRYENKKVLVRRYLEELFSIPLAKRESFESLTNLLDGFERAIKMVEKVGVDTNGWSVLLAHMLCDRLDGNTRKQWEIHHRSVEVAEYTELVQFLKQHVVVLQALPQSKEPALSNTHIHHGRQKLKQACATMKVDHLEEK; translated from the coding sequence ATGTCTAATACGGAAGAAACAACGTTTTCGCAAGTGCAAGCTACGTCGAGTCCGATCGAAACGCAAACCTCGATGGCGGGTACAATCGAGCGTTATCACGCTCACATAATACGCAGAATGGAATCGTTGAAAGCGGTGTTGGATTCAACTCCTGATGCTGATGTATCATATTTAAAAGAGTGTACGGAACAGTTAAAATCCATCGCGTCCTCCTTTGAGAGAAAATACACGGCGGTCATGGAAACCAGCAATTCTGTCCAGACAGAGGAGGAAGAGAGACAGTACGCAGAGTTTGAGCAACGACGCTTCGAGTTATCTGTAGTGTTAAAACGGCGCGAAGCGGCTTTGTGTGCGTCGGCTAGCGTTACGCATGTGTCAGATGTGTCAAACCCCAAATCGAAAGTGCGTTTACCAGAAATTCCGTTGCCTAAGTTCGAAGGCACGTTGGAAACTTGGCCGACTTTCCGTGACGCATTCAGTAGCATGATCGACCAGCATCCAAGTTTATCCGACGTAGATAAACTCATTTACCTGAAACGCGTGGTGTCTAAGGAGGCCGCTCAAGTGATCGAGGCAGTGGAAACCACAGCAGCCAATTATAACATCGCATGGGAACTACTTAAGAGTAGATACGAGAATAAGAAAGTGTTGGTGCGACGTTATCTGGAGGAACTCTTCTCAATTCCCTTGGCAAAACGTGAAAGCTTCGAGTCACTCACCAATTTGCTTGATGGCTTCGAGCGAGCCATCAAAATGGTCGAAAAGGTTGGTGTCGATACAAATGGCTGGAGTGTACTGCTAGCACACATGTTGTGCGATAGATTGGACGGGAATACTCGAAAGCAGTGGGAGATACATCACCGAAGCGTAGAAGTGGCCGAATACACTGAACTAGTgcaatttttgaagcagcatGTGGTAGTATTACAAGCATTGCCTCAGAGTAAGGAACCGGCTTTATCGAACACCCACATCCATCACGGAAGGCAAAAGCTGAAGCAGGCATGTGCAACCATGAAGGTCGACCACCTGgaggaaaaat